One genomic segment of Rubrobacter calidifluminis includes these proteins:
- the kdpA gene encoding potassium-transporting ATPase subunit KdpA, with amino-acid sequence MLYGILQIIVILVVLSLLAVPLGRYLVWIFEGERHLLPERMIYRLLGIRPDDEMGWKRYSLSLLSVCAASMLLGYLVLRLQALLPLDTGHLPPQDPDQAFNTSSSFVTTTNWQSYAGEVSLSYLEQMLFVTFMQVFAPATGLAAAAAVIRGLSRSGLAELGNFWVDLTRIILRLQLPLSFLLALVLVWQGVPQTLSPSVVAHTLQGGIQEIARGPVASLDAIKHLGNNGGGYFNANSAHPYEDPTPLTGALQILAMLLITASVIHAFGRMLSRERQGVVFFAVFLVLLVGSVALIYSSEQAGNPLLSKVGADQTPTSTQSGGNMEGKEVRFGISQSSLFTAVTTGTQTGSVDNMHDSLTPLGGLGALINMQLNAVFGGEGVGFVSLLTYAILAVFIVGLMVGRSPEFLGKKIDAREITLVVVSLLIYPASILGFTALAMVWPGSLNGLGNPGAHGFSEVLYAFTSGTENNGSAFAGLSADTPFYNTTIGLAMLAGRYLPLVPLLAVAGSLAGKGTLPETKGTFSTATPLFGATLIGVILIIGGLTFFPSWALGPLAEEFQMLAGKTF; translated from the coding sequence ATGCTGTACGGGATTTTGCAGATCATAGTCATACTCGTCGTTTTGAGCCTGTTGGCTGTGCCGCTCGGACGATATCTGGTCTGGATCTTCGAGGGAGAGAGACACCTGCTGCCAGAGAGGATGATTTACAGGCTGCTCGGCATAAGGCCGGACGATGAGATGGGCTGGAAAAGATATTCTCTCTCCCTGCTATCCGTCTGTGCGGCGTCCATGCTCCTTGGATACCTGGTGCTGAGGTTGCAGGCTCTCCTACCACTGGATACCGGGCATCTGCCACCGCAAGATCCGGATCAGGCCTTCAATACATCCTCTTCTTTTGTCACCACCACCAACTGGCAAAGCTACGCGGGTGAGGTTAGCCTGTCCTATCTTGAACAGATGCTCTTCGTGACTTTCATGCAGGTCTTCGCCCCCGCTACCGGGCTGGCTGCTGCGGCCGCCGTGATACGGGGGCTATCTCGCAGCGGGTTGGCAGAGCTTGGCAACTTCTGGGTGGATCTCACGCGTATCATCCTGCGCCTGCAGCTCCCTCTATCTTTCCTGCTCGCGCTGGTACTGGTATGGCAGGGAGTGCCTCAGACGCTCTCGCCCTCGGTGGTTGCGCACACTCTGCAGGGGGGGATCCAGGAGATAGCCCGTGGTCCGGTGGCCAGCCTGGACGCTATAAAACATCTCGGCAACAATGGTGGGGGTTATTTCAACGCAAACTCAGCTCACCCCTATGAGGATCCCACGCCGCTGACCGGTGCGCTGCAGATACTGGCGATGCTGCTGATTACGGCCTCGGTCATCCATGCTTTCGGGAGGATGCTCTCCCGCGAGAGACAGGGGGTGGTGTTCTTCGCGGTCTTCCTGGTTTTGCTTGTGGGATCCGTTGCCCTGATCTACTCCTCCGAGCAGGCGGGAAATCCGCTTCTGAGCAAGGTCGGTGCGGACCAGACCCCCACCTCGACGCAGAGCGGGGGTAACATGGAGGGTAAGGAGGTGCGCTTTGGCATCTCCCAGAGCAGTCTGTTTACTGCGGTGACGACCGGGACCCAGACCGGCTCAGTCGACAACATGCACGACTCCCTGACCCCTCTCGGGGGACTAGGAGCGTTGATCAACATGCAGCTCAATGCCGTCTTCGGCGGAGAGGGGGTAGGGTTTGTCAGCCTGCTGACGTACGCCATCCTCGCCGTATTCATCGTCGGTCTGATGGTTGGCCGCAGCCCGGAGTTTCTGGGCAAGAAGATCGATGCCCGGGAGATTACCCTCGTTGTTGTGTCACTCTTGATCTACCCGGCGAGCATCCTGGGTTTCACCGCGCTGGCGATGGTATGGCCGGGGTCTCTGAACGGCCTGGGCAACCCCGGCGCCCACGGCTTCAGCGAGGTGCTCTACGCTTTCACCTCGGGTACGGAGAACAACGGCTCAGCCTTTGCGGGGCTCTCCGCCGACACACCTTTCTACAACACGACGATAGGGCTCGCGATGCTTGCTGGTCGCTACCTGCCTCTGGTGCCACTTCTGGCCGTGGCGGGATCTCTGGCGGGGAAGGGCACGCTGCCTGAAACCAAGGGAACCTTCTCAACCGCGACACCACTTTTCGGTGCCACTCTGATCGGGGTGATACTGATCATCGGTGGCCTGACGTTCTTCCCTTCCTGGGCCCTGGGCCCGCTGGCGGAGGAGTTCCAGATGCTCGCCGGCAAAACCTTCTAG
- the kdpB gene encoding potassium-transporting ATPase subunit KdpB has protein sequence MASPQRIPKEQRPRNLARSRGIFDPELSRQAAAESFKKLDPREMVRNPVMFVVEVGTLVVGFLSGYGLFTGSSLTGYNLAIFFLLLITLLFANFAEGLAEARGRAQAESLRKTRSETPARRLVDGREERVSSTELKKGDLFVVEEGEIIPADGTIVEGIASVDESAITGESAPVIREAGGDRSSVTGGTRVLSDRIVVEVTSEPGQSFLDTMISLVEGASRQKTPNEVALTILLAALTAIFLIVTVTLLPFSIYTGKPVGVTTLVALLVCLIPTTIGALLSAIGIAGMDRAVRANVLAKSGRAVEVAGDVDTLLLDKTGTITLGNRRATRFVPLGGNTEENLRRFAYLSSLADETPEGRSIVELAEEQGVERENPGGARFVPFTAQTRMSGVDLPDGTGIRKGAVDAVKKWAERDGGIPEDLEQVADEISEKGGTPLAVGVDHKIIGIIQLEDIIKPGMRERFDRLRAAGIRTVMITGDNPKTAAFIAREAGVDDFIAEATPEGKLDFVRAEQKKGHLIAMSGDGTNDAPALAQADVGLAMNSGTQAAKEAGNMVDLDSDPTKLIEVVEIGKQLLITRGALTTFSVANDVAKFFAIIPAIFVVAYPQLSALNIMRLATPQGAILSAVIFNALIIPLLIPLALRGVRYRPLGANALLRRNLLIYGVGGVVAPFVGIKIIDLVLSALSLG, from the coding sequence ATGGCTTCCCCCCAGAGGATTCCGAAAGAGCAGCGCCCGCGCAACCTGGCACGTTCCAGAGGGATCTTCGACCCCGAGCTTTCCAGGCAGGCGGCGGCGGAGTCGTTCAAGAAGCTCGACCCGCGGGAAATGGTGAGAAACCCCGTCATGTTCGTGGTCGAGGTGGGGACGTTGGTCGTGGGCTTTCTGAGCGGGTACGGCCTTTTCACCGGCTCGTCCCTGACCGGTTACAACCTGGCGATCTTCTTTCTGCTCCTGATCACCCTGCTGTTCGCCAACTTCGCGGAGGGCCTCGCCGAGGCCCGGGGAAGAGCGCAGGCCGAGTCGCTCAGGAAGACCCGCTCGGAGACCCCGGCGAGGAGGCTCGTGGACGGTCGGGAGGAGAGGGTGAGCAGCACCGAGCTGAAGAAAGGGGACCTCTTCGTCGTTGAGGAGGGGGAGATCATCCCGGCCGACGGCACGATCGTGGAGGGGATAGCCTCGGTGGACGAGTCGGCGATAACCGGGGAATCGGCCCCGGTGATAAGAGAGGCCGGCGGGGACCGATCCAGCGTGACCGGGGGCACCAGGGTGCTCTCGGACAGGATAGTCGTCGAGGTCACCTCCGAGCCGGGACAGAGTTTTCTGGATACCATGATCTCGCTCGTCGAGGGGGCGAGCCGCCAGAAGACGCCGAACGAGGTGGCCCTGACGATCCTGCTCGCCGCACTCACCGCGATCTTCCTGATCGTCACCGTGACGCTACTGCCCTTCTCGATCTACACCGGGAAACCGGTCGGTGTGACAACCCTCGTCGCCCTGCTGGTTTGTCTGATACCCACGACCATCGGGGCGCTGCTCTCGGCGATAGGCATCGCCGGGATGGACCGGGCCGTCAGGGCGAACGTGTTGGCCAAGAGCGGCCGGGCCGTCGAGGTTGCAGGGGACGTGGACACGCTGCTTCTGGACAAGACCGGGACCATCACGCTAGGCAACCGGAGGGCGACGCGCTTCGTGCCGCTCGGTGGGAACACCGAGGAGAACCTTAGGCGGTTCGCCTACCTCTCCTCGCTCGCCGACGAGACCCCCGAGGGGCGCTCCATAGTCGAACTGGCAGAAGAGCAGGGTGTAGAGCGGGAGAACCCTGGTGGAGCGCGGTTCGTTCCGTTCACCGCCCAGACCAGGATGAGCGGGGTGGACCTTCCGGACGGGACCGGGATACGCAAAGGGGCCGTCGACGCCGTGAAGAAGTGGGCCGAGAGAGACGGCGGAATCCCGGAGGATCTGGAGCAGGTGGCCGATGAGATCTCGGAGAAGGGTGGTACGCCGCTCGCCGTGGGCGTCGATCATAAGATCATCGGGATAATCCAGCTGGAAGACATCATAAAACCGGGGATGCGCGAACGCTTCGACCGTCTCAGGGCCGCCGGGATCCGCACGGTCATGATCACCGGGGACAACCCGAAGACGGCGGCTTTTATCGCGAGGGAGGCCGGGGTGGACGACTTCATAGCCGAGGCCACGCCGGAGGGCAAGCTGGATTTCGTCCGCGCCGAGCAGAAGAAAGGGCACCTCATCGCCATGTCGGGAGACGGTACCAACGATGCCCCGGCGCTCGCCCAGGCGGATGTCGGGCTCGCGATGAACTCCGGTACCCAGGCGGCCAAAGAGGCGGGGAACATGGTCGACCTCGACTCCGACCCGACCAAGCTCATCGAGGTCGTCGAGATCGGCAAGCAATTGCTCATAACGCGTGGGGCTCTCACCACGTTCTCGGTGGCGAACGACGTGGCGAAGTTCTTCGCGATAATCCCGGCGATCTTCGTGGTCGCCTACCCGCAGCTCTCCGCCCTCAACATCATGCGTCTGGCCACGCCGCAGGGCGCGATCCTCTCGGCGGTAATCTTCAACGCGCTAATCATCCCGCTCCTCATCCCGCTGGCGCTGCGGGGGGTGCGCTACCGCCCGCTGGGCGCAAACGCTCTGCTGCGGCGCAACCTGCTCATCTACGGTGTAGGAGGGGTGGTGGCACCTTTCGTGGGGATAAAGATCATCGATCTCGTGCTCAGCGCGCTGAGCCTCGGTTAG
- a CDS encoding potassium-transporting ATPase subunit F, producing the protein MSVAGYLVLGLLSLALIIYLLYVIVRPGRF; encoded by the coding sequence ATGAGCGTGGCCGGATACCTGGTGCTCGGGCTCCTCTCGCTAGCCTTGATCATCTATCTGCTTTACGTGATCGTGCGTCCGGGGAGGTTTTAG
- a CDS encoding DUF2294 domain-containing protein — protein sequence MAHRQSRTEAVISDEVMAFLRKIIGRGPDRIHTYMIDALAVVRCCGVLTVFERRLVDTVQGRNTVKDLREQVFRSGAEELSGRLEGCTGRRVLYVHSSISPERDEWVYVIEFEDGLAE from the coding sequence GTGGCGCACAGGCAGAGCAGGACCGAGGCTGTCATCAGCGACGAGGTCATGGCCTTTCTGCGGAAGATCATCGGCCGTGGCCCGGACCGTATCCACACCTACATGATCGATGCCCTGGCGGTGGTGCGCTGTTGTGGCGTGTTGACCGTCTTCGAGCGGCGCCTCGTCGACACCGTCCAGGGGAGGAACACGGTGAAAGACCTGCGGGAGCAGGTCTTCCGTTCAGGGGCGGAGGAACTCTCCGGGAGGCTCGAAGGTTGTACGGGCAGGCGGGTTCTATACGTCCACTCTTCGATTTCTCCCGAGAGGGACGAGTGGGTCTACGTCATCGAATTCGAGGATGGGTTGGCCGAATGA
- a CDS encoding glycosyltransferase family 39 protein, with translation MARTSATRRERREGSPLRFVLWTFVLSRAFFLGVGALAHLLLPRARPGGIPGPWGTLGYWANWDGAWYSGIATSGYGLHAPQSTAFFPLYPLLVHLGSSLGGGAALWGVAISLAACFLALYFVYGMAEKLYGGRVARASVLTLAFFPTAFFLNAVYTESFFLALSAGCLWAALVRRDLLLAGFLGALAAATRNLGVLLLLPLFLEWVRDRRGFGSRGLAEMALVPAGLCAYALYLTGRFGDPLVFARQQRAYWGRALTDPLATARMAWRSAREGARYLAEPHALFVSTLPEPSLAASNTLNLAFFTLFLAVMVFGVFVLPPGLSLYALALVLVPLLTPSPLFPLMSLPRFLLDAFPFFIALGVTLSRSRKALFLWLILSSFVGATLTALFVTWRWVA, from the coding sequence GTGGCCCGAACCTCCGCTACTAGGAGGGAGCGGAGGGAGGGAAGCCCCCTCCGCTTCGTCCTCTGGACGTTCGTGCTCTCGCGGGCCTTCTTTCTCGGGGTGGGGGCGCTCGCCCATCTTCTCCTGCCGCGGGCCCGTCCCGGCGGCATCCCCGGGCCCTGGGGAACGCTGGGCTACTGGGCGAACTGGGACGGGGCGTGGTACTCCGGGATCGCCACCTCCGGCTACGGCCTGCACGCCCCCCAGAGCACGGCTTTCTTCCCGCTCTACCCGCTCCTCGTGCACCTCGGAAGCAGCCTCGGCGGAGGGGCGGCGTTGTGGGGGGTGGCGATCTCGCTTGCCGCATGCTTCCTTGCCCTGTACTTCGTGTATGGGATGGCTGAGAAGCTGTATGGCGGGCGGGTTGCCCGCGCCTCGGTACTCACGCTCGCCTTCTTCCCTACGGCGTTCTTCCTGAACGCGGTCTATACCGAGAGCTTCTTCCTCGCGCTCTCGGCCGGGTGCCTCTGGGCCGCCTTGGTGCGGCGCGACCTGCTCCTCGCCGGCTTCCTCGGGGCGCTCGCCGCGGCGACCCGCAACCTCGGGGTGTTGCTCCTCCTGCCACTCTTTCTCGAGTGGGTGCGCGATCGCAGGGGGTTCGGGAGCCGGGGGCTCGCGGAGATGGCGCTGGTCCCCGCCGGGCTCTGCGCCTACGCGCTCTACCTCACCGGGCGCTTCGGGGACCCGCTCGTCTTCGCCCGCCAGCAGCGGGCCTACTGGGGACGCGCGCTGACCGATCCACTCGCGACCGCCCGGATGGCGTGGAGGAGCGCGAGGGAGGGTGCCCGCTACCTCGCCGAGCCGCACGCTCTCTTCGTGAGCACGCTTCCGGAACCTTCGCTCGCCGCCTCGAACACCCTCAACCTCGCGTTCTTCACCCTCTTCCTCGCCGTGATGGTTTTCGGGGTCTTCGTGCTCCCGCCGGGGTTGAGCCTCTACGCGCTGGCCCTCGTGCTCGTGCCCCTGCTCACACCTTCACCCCTGTTCCCGCTCATGAGCCTGCCCCGATTCCTTCTCGATGCGTTCCCGTTCTTCATCGCGCTCGGGGTAACCCTCTCCCGCAGCAGGAAGGCCCTCTTCCTGTGGCTCATCCTGAGCTCATTCGTAGGTGCAACGCTCACGGCGCTGTTCGTCACCTGGAGGTGGGTTGCTTGA
- a CDS encoding ABC transporter permease: MLIVDRGFLTLLKREVLRFLRVWSQTIVPPLLTSLLYVVVFGFALGGRIKEIEGIPYLQYILPGIATMSLVTGAYSNTSSSVFDAKRERYIDDVLASPMSDLQVALAYSLGGTLRGVIVGCGVFLVGMPFARTGAENPLLLLAVWVLAAFAFSSLGVIVGVVSTRIDHISFMGNVIIQPLAFLGGVFYSVRMLPHPLKVATLFDPIFHTVDAARYAALGVSDLETYLSFAVMIFLSGACFAGACWAISRGPNLRY, encoded by the coding sequence ATGCTGATAGTTGACAGAGGGTTCCTGACGCTGCTCAAGCGCGAGGTGCTGCGCTTTCTGCGGGTGTGGTCCCAGACGATCGTGCCCCCCCTTCTGACCTCGCTTCTTTACGTCGTCGTCTTCGGGTTCGCGCTCGGCGGGAGGATAAAGGAGATAGAAGGCATCCCGTATCTGCAGTACATCCTCCCCGGGATCGCGACGATGAGCCTGGTGACCGGGGCGTACTCGAACACCTCGAGCTCGGTCTTCGACGCCAAACGCGAGCGCTACATAGACGACGTCCTCGCGAGCCCGATGAGCGACCTGCAGGTCGCGCTGGCTTACTCTCTGGGCGGGACGCTGCGCGGTGTGATCGTGGGCTGCGGGGTCTTCCTGGTCGGGATGCCCTTCGCCAGGACCGGGGCCGAGAACCCGCTGCTTCTGCTCGCGGTCTGGGTCCTCGCAGCGTTCGCGTTCTCCTCGCTCGGCGTGATTGTGGGGGTCGTCTCGACCCGGATAGACCACATCTCCTTCATGGGCAACGTCATAATCCAGCCGCTCGCTTTTCTCGGCGGGGTCTTCTACTCGGTCAGGATGCTGCCGCACCCGCTGAAGGTGGCGACGCTCTTCGACCCGATCTTCCACACCGTGGATGCCGCCCGCTACGCGGCCCTCGGCGTCTCCGACCTGGAAACCTACCTTTCGTTCGCCGTGATGATCTTTCTGTCCGGCGCCTGCTTCGCCGGGGCCTGCTGGGCTATAAGCCGTGGCCCGAACCTCCGCTACTAG
- a CDS encoding ABC transporter ATP-binding protein yields MKTVPALKVEKLRKTYPGGLVALNDVSLEIEPGTFFGLLGPNGAGKTTFISSIVNLARPDRGRIEIFGYDAIRDFRRARRMVGVSPQEVNLDKFLTVEETLLYHAGYYGVPKRKARERAAELLERFGLSDKRDARTNTLSGGMKRRVMFARALMHDPGILFLDEPTAGVDVELRYSLWSYIRELNRGGLTIVLTTHYMEEAEELCEEVALISGGRIADRGTVGELEERHGASSIEEVYMKVIHADS; encoded by the coding sequence TTGAAGACGGTCCCGGCGCTCAAGGTCGAAAAGCTCAGGAAGACCTACCCCGGGGGGCTCGTCGCGCTGAATGACGTCTCGCTCGAGATAGAGCCGGGGACCTTCTTCGGGCTCCTCGGGCCCAACGGTGCGGGCAAGACGACCTTCATAAGCAGCATCGTCAACCTGGCCCGGCCCGACCGTGGGCGCATCGAGATCTTCGGCTACGATGCCATCCGCGACTTCCGGCGGGCGCGACGCATGGTCGGGGTCTCGCCCCAGGAGGTGAACCTCGACAAGTTCCTCACGGTCGAGGAGACGCTTTTGTACCACGCGGGTTACTACGGCGTCCCGAAACGCAAGGCGCGCGAGCGGGCGGCGGAGCTGCTGGAGCGCTTCGGGCTCTCCGACAAGCGGGATGCCCGCACCAATACCCTCTCCGGCGGGATGAAGCGGCGGGTGATGTTCGCCCGGGCGCTGATGCACGACCCCGGGATACTCTTCCTCGACGAGCCGACGGCCGGGGTCGACGTCGAGCTGCGCTACAGCCTCTGGAGCTACATCCGCGAGCTCAACCGCGGGGGGCTCACGATCGTGCTCACCACCCACTACATGGAGGAGGCGGAGGAGCTCTGCGAGGAGGTCGCCCTGATCTCGGGCGGGAGGATCGCCGACAGGGGTACCGTCGGGGAGCTCGAGGAGAGGCATGGTGCATCGAGCATCGAAGAGGTCTACATGAAGGTGATCCATGCTGATAGTTGA
- a CDS encoding NAD(P)/FAD-dependent oxidoreductase — MAGAGLAGLTCAGLLARGGAEVEVFEASDGVGGRVRTDERDGFLLDRGFQVLFTAYPAVRRHLDLEALDLKPFDPGAIIRHGLSRTILSDPRRDPASLLPSLRSDAATLADKLRVLRLAATSGHGGAESAAGEEGPDSTTLECLRGLGFSQRIIETFFRPFYGGILLDRSLSTSCRVFRFTFRMLASGEVAVPARGMGEISKQLASRLPEGAVHLGCPVERILREDGRAVGVRAAGEEHEADAVVLATEAPVARRLAGIQVPDGGLGQVCACYATGLPNALGSGRKIVLDASEGPVDSVVAMDAISPFYAPPGMGLLSVVLSGVDDASDAEIFRLGVEGISGWDGSLSPEPLAVYRIPYAQFPQPPGFHRTLPSNRTPTPGLFLAGEYTVDSSINGAILSGERAAREVLAG, encoded by the coding sequence GTGGCAGGCGCAGGGCTCGCGGGGCTCACCTGCGCGGGTTTGCTCGCGCGCGGGGGGGCCGAGGTCGAGGTCTTCGAGGCCTCCGACGGCGTCGGAGGCCGGGTACGCACCGACGAGCGCGACGGATTTCTGCTCGACAGGGGATTCCAGGTCCTGTTCACGGCCTATCCCGCGGTGAGGAGACACCTGGACCTCGAGGCGCTCGATCTCAAGCCCTTCGACCCCGGCGCCATAATCCGGCACGGTCTGAGCCGGACCATCCTCTCCGATCCCCGGAGAGACCCGGCCTCCCTCTTGCCCTCGCTCAGATCGGATGCGGCGACCCTCGCGGACAAGCTGCGCGTGCTCCGGCTCGCGGCGACCTCCGGACACGGTGGGGCCGAGTCTGCCGCCGGGGAGGAAGGGCCCGATTCGACCACGCTGGAATGTCTGCGGGGTCTGGGGTTCTCGCAGAGGATCATCGAGACCTTCTTCCGGCCGTTCTATGGCGGCATCCTGCTCGACCGCTCGCTCTCGACCTCGTGCCGCGTCTTCCGGTTCACCTTCCGGATGCTCGCCTCGGGGGAGGTCGCCGTGCCGGCCCGTGGGATGGGGGAGATCTCGAAGCAGCTCGCCTCCCGGCTGCCGGAGGGGGCCGTACACCTCGGGTGCCCGGTCGAGAGGATCCTCCGGGAGGACGGCCGGGCCGTGGGGGTGAGGGCCGCCGGGGAGGAGCACGAGGCCGACGCCGTCGTGCTCGCCACGGAGGCTCCGGTGGCACGGAGGCTCGCAGGGATCCAGGTGCCGGACGGGGGTCTCGGGCAGGTGTGTGCCTGCTACGCGACGGGCCTTCCCAACGCCCTGGGCTCGGGCAGGAAGATCGTGCTCGACGCGTCGGAGGGTCCTGTAGATAGCGTGGTCGCGATGGATGCTATCTCCCCGTTCTACGCCCCGCCGGGGATGGGGCTTTTGAGCGTGGTCCTCTCGGGGGTGGACGACGCCTCCGACGCGGAGATCTTCCGGCTCGGGGTCGAGGGGATCTCCGGCTGGGACGGATCACTCTCTCCCGAGCCGCTCGCCGTCTACCGCATCCCCTACGCTCAGTTCCCCCAGCCTCCCGGGTTCCACCGTACGCTGCCTTCCAACCGGACCCCCACGCCGGGACTCTTCCTCGCCGGCGAGTACACGGTGGACTCCTCCATAAACGGGGCGATACTCTCCGGCGAGAGGGCCGCGCGGGAGGTGCTCGCGGGTTGA
- a CDS encoding DNA topoisomerase III has protein sequence MRLIVAEKPSVARDIANALGRHRRGEGCLAGSGWIATWALGHLAELAPPEAYGDRYKSWRLEDLPILPDRFRVVVSPKTREQFRIVKRLLCSPEVEEVVNACDAGREGELIFSRLYRLSGCDKPVKRLWVSALTPEAIREGFASLREAREMRPLEDAAHSRSEADWIVGMNATRAFSVRFSRPGDVLSVGRVQTPTLRLLVDREREIEGFTPETFWTVRARFSRGDDSYEGVWFKGKESRLGEKEAAERIAERVRGGTGLVRRVRKKVVSERSPLLYDLTALQRDANTRFGFTAERTLKAAQSLYERRKLITYPRTSSRYLSKDLVPTLKKRIGAAEALPALEPFASRLLSLPELPHGRRIVDDAKVTDHHAIVPTGRRPPGELPQDEARVLDLVFRRFLAVFFPEARFEHTTVVTAVGEDTFLSRGRVVLEAGWRALYPDGVGGSREKEPPLLLPPVEEGHEWAVADVAVKEGKTKPPPRYSEATLLGAMETAGKLVEDEELRQRMKDSGLGTPATRAAIVERLIQVGYVEREKKVLVPTGKGRRLVALVGDSPLASPEMTARWEERLAKMERGEEDRGRFMSEIEAFTKELVEEVHRKEGEKVPEPAGGSIGACPKCGSPVVETKKAYSCSAWRRTGCDFSIWKTIAGKRVSEAQARRLLERGRTGMLKGFRSKAGKRYSAALMLDREGRVRLVFEGNDPSGSR, from the coding sequence ATGAGGCTCATCGTCGCCGAGAAGCCTTCGGTGGCGCGGGACATCGCGAACGCCCTGGGACGTCATCGCCGGGGCGAGGGGTGTCTCGCGGGGAGCGGCTGGATCGCGACCTGGGCGCTCGGACACCTCGCAGAGCTCGCCCCGCCGGAGGCCTACGGTGATCGCTACAAGAGCTGGCGGCTCGAAGATCTGCCGATCCTGCCCGATAGGTTCAGGGTCGTCGTCTCCCCGAAGACCCGAGAGCAATTTCGGATCGTAAAGCGGCTGCTGTGCAGCCCCGAGGTCGAGGAGGTCGTGAACGCCTGCGACGCGGGGAGGGAGGGAGAGCTCATCTTCTCCCGCCTCTACCGGCTCTCGGGGTGCGACAAGCCGGTGAAGCGGCTCTGGGTCTCCGCGCTCACCCCCGAGGCGATCCGGGAGGGATTCGCTTCCCTGAGGGAGGCGCGCGAGATGCGCCCGCTCGAGGACGCCGCGCACAGCCGCAGCGAGGCCGACTGGATCGTGGGGATGAACGCCACCCGCGCCTTCTCGGTTCGCTTCTCCCGCCCCGGCGACGTCCTCTCCGTCGGGCGCGTCCAGACCCCGACGCTGAGGCTCCTCGTAGACCGCGAGCGTGAGATAGAGGGCTTCACCCCCGAGACGTTCTGGACCGTGCGCGCCCGCTTCTCCCGCGGCGACGACTCCTACGAGGGCGTGTGGTTCAAAGGCAAGGAGAGCCGCCTTGGGGAGAAGGAGGCGGCGGAGCGAATAGCGGAGAGGGTGCGCGGTGGTACGGGGCTGGTGCGCCGGGTACGGAAAAAGGTGGTTTCCGAGCGGTCCCCGCTCCTCTACGACCTCACCGCGCTGCAGCGCGACGCCAACACCCGCTTCGGGTTCACCGCCGAGCGCACCCTGAAGGCTGCCCAGAGCCTCTACGAGCGGCGCAAGCTCATCACCTATCCCCGCACCTCGAGCCGTTACCTCTCGAAAGATCTCGTCCCCACGCTGAAGAAGCGCATCGGTGCGGCGGAGGCGCTGCCAGCGCTCGAACCGTTCGCCTCGAGACTTCTCTCGCTCCCGGAGCTCCCGCATGGGAGGCGTATCGTGGACGACGCGAAGGTGACCGACCACCACGCGATCGTCCCGACCGGGAGACGCCCTCCGGGCGAGCTCCCGCAGGACGAGGCGAGGGTGCTCGACCTCGTCTTCCGGCGCTTTCTCGCGGTTTTCTTCCCCGAGGCCCGCTTCGAGCACACCACGGTCGTCACCGCCGTCGGGGAGGATACTTTCCTCTCCCGCGGGAGGGTGGTGCTGGAGGCAGGATGGAGGGCGCTCTACCCCGACGGCGTCGGCGGGAGCAGGGAGAAGGAGCCTCCACTACTACTGCCGCCCGTCGAGGAGGGGCATGAATGGGCGGTGGCCGATGTGGCGGTGAAGGAGGGGAAGACCAAGCCCCCGCCGCGCTACTCGGAGGCGACGCTCCTCGGGGCGATGGAGACCGCCGGGAAGCTCGTCGAGGACGAGGAACTGCGGCAGCGGATGAAGGACTCCGGCCTCGGTACGCCGGCGACCCGCGCGGCGATCGTAGAGCGTCTGATCCAGGTCGGCTACGTCGAGCGGGAGAAGAAGGTGCTCGTGCCCACCGGGAAGGGCCGCCGGCTCGTCGCGCTCGTCGGGGATAGCCCCCTCGCCTCCCCTGAGATGACCGCCCGCTGGGAGGAGCGCCTGGCGAAGATGGAGCGCGGCGAGGAAGACCGGGGGCGCTTCATGTCTGAGATAGAAGCCTTCACGAAGGAGCTCGTCGAGGAGGTGCACCGTAAGGAGGGAGAGAAGGTGCCGGAGCCTGCCGGCGGCTCCATCGGCGCCTGTCCGAAGTGCGGCTCCCCGGTCGTCGAGACGAAGAAGGCGTACTCCTGCTCCGCGTGGAGGAGGACCGGATGTGATTTTTCCATCTGGAAAACGATCGCCGGCAAGCGGGTGAGCGAGGCGCAGGCCAGGCGACTGCTCGAGCGGGGTCGGACCGGGATGCTCAAGGGGTTCAGGAGCAAGGCTGGCAAGAGATACTCCGCGGCGCTCATGCTGGACCGGGAGGGGCGAGTGCGCCTCGTCTTCGAGGGAAACGATCCGTCCGGTTCGCGTTAA
- a CDS encoding vitamin K epoxide reductase family protein: protein MAPSVKRGRNRGLRAALVALAVIGLGISAYLTWVHFEGIAPVCAGGSHGCETVQSSRYASLAGVPVPVLGLVGYALLFVSALVREEIGAYLGLLVALVGTLFSAYLTYLELFVIHAICQWCVASALVMLLSLVAAFARLWRLSS, encoded by the coding sequence GTGGCTCCTAGCGTCAAGAGAGGGAGGAATCGCGGTCTGCGGGCTGCTCTGGTCGCGCTCGCCGTGATCGGGCTCGGGATAAGCGCCTACCTGACGTGGGTGCACTTCGAAGGAATAGCACCGGTCTGCGCCGGAGGGAGTCACGGCTGCGAGACGGTCCAGTCGAGTCGCTACGCCAGCCTCGCGGGGGTGCCCGTCCCGGTCCTCGGGCTCGTCGGGTACGCGCTGCTTTTCGTCTCAGCCCTGGTGCGGGAGGAGATCGGAGCCTACCTCGGCCTCCTCGTCGCGCTTGTAGGTACGCTCTTCAGTGCTTATCTCACCTACCTGGAGCTCTTCGTCATACACGCCATCTGCCAGTGGTGCGTGGCGAGCGCACTGGTCATGCTCCTCTCGCTCGTTGCGGCCTTCGCCCGCCTCTGGCGGCTCTCCTCCTAG